In the Malassezia vespertilionis chromosome 1, complete sequence genome, one interval contains:
- the PMM1 gene encoding phosphomannomutase (EggNog:ENOG503NUGP; BUSCO:EOG09263YFH; COG:I), translating to MGGDVPPFSARKNPGVLCLFDVDGTLTPARLHVSQDMLDVLKELRQHTAVGFVGGSDLVKIREQLESPNQDVLKEFDYGFAENGLTAYRLGEELPGESFISWLGNEKYNRFVKHVLAYISKLDIPVMRGTFVEFRRGMINVSPVGRNASTSERNEYERYDKEHGVRAKFVEHLKKEFSDYGLTYSIGGQISFDVFPGGWDKTYALRHVEHEKELPNGWKEIHFFGDKTFKGGNDHEIFEDPRVIGHTVTSPEDTIQQLKALFLA from the coding sequence ATGGgcggcgacgtgccgcCGTTtagcgcgcgcaaaaaccCTGGTGTACTGTGCCTTTTTGACGTTGATGGTACATTGACGCCTGCTCGCTTGCATGTATCGCAGGATATGCTTGATGTACTAAAAGAGCTCCGCCAGCATACCGCCGTGGGCTTTGTCGGCGGCAGCGATCTCGTCAAAATacgcgagcagctcgagtcGCCGAACCAGGACGTGCTGAAAGAGTTTGATTATGGATTTGCCGAGAATGGACTCACCGCGTACCGCCTGGGCGAGGAACTGCCGGGCGAATCGTTTATCAGCTGGCTTGGCAACGAGAAGTACAACCGATTTGTCAAGCACGTTCTCGCGTACATCTCCAAGCTCGACATTCCTGTGATGCGCGGCACGTTTGTCGAGTTCCGCAGGGGCATGATCAACGTATCACCGGTTGGCCGCAACGCATCTACGTCTGAGCGCAACGAGTACGAGCGCTACGATAAGGAGCACggtgtgcgcgccaagtttgTCGAGCATCTCAAGAAAGAGTTTTCTGATTACGGGCTTACCTACAGCATTGGCGGCCAGATCAGCTTCGATGTGTTCCCGGGCGGTTGGGATAAGACGTACGCATTGCGCCATGTCGAGCATGAAAAGGAGCTGCCCAACGGCTGGAAAGAGATTCATTTCTTTGGCGATAAAACGTTCAAAGGTGGGAATGACCACGAGATCTTCGAGGATCCCCGCGTGATTGGTCATACGGTCACGAGCCCGGAAGACACCATCCAGCAGCTCAAGGCCCTTTTCCTTGCTTAG
- the CWC21 gene encoding RNA-splicing factor (COG:A; EggNog:ENOG503P2WI), whose product MYNGIGLQTARGSGTNGYVQRNLSSVRPKDPRPTTTQSAPPKRLEPDEAILAHDRKRKIEIECIALEDELEEQGVPEAKIEERVAALRARLLHEHADTKSKFTRTSYAETRNMRPSDTHALGAAKLAETRNMQRALHVRAEYQEGEAFDAEIQERRKSEQFNERARRQEDARQRWSARRDDATDRGWNSHRDRGWESLRGEERTHVGHTRANAHTLRARSSSPTTHAHAPSPAHPARSPTPFGARTPPTPPRAV is encoded by the exons ATGTACAACGGAATTGGGCTGCAGACAGCGCGTGGGAG TGGCACTAATGGGTATGTGCAGAGGAATTTATCGAGTGTGCGCCCGAAGGATCCGCGTCCCACGACCACCCAGTCCGCACCACCGAAACGGCTCGAGCCGGATGAAGCAATTCTTGCGCACGACCGCAAACGAAAAATAGAGATTGAGTGCATTGCACTGGAGGATGAACTGGAAGAGCAGGG CGTTCCTGAGGCAAAGATTGaggagcgcgtcgccgcactgcgcgcccGATTGCTGCACGAGCACGCGGATACCAAGTCAAAGTTTACACGCACATCTTATGCAGAGACACGCAACATGCGCCCTTCAGATACCCATGCATTGGGTGCGGCCAAGCTGGCAGAGACTCGCAatatgcagcgcgcgctgcatgtccGTGCAGAATATCAGGAGGGCGAGGCGTTTGACGCTGAGATCCAGGAGCGGCGTAAGTCCGAGCAATTTAATGagcgtgctcggcggcaGGAGGACGCACGCCAGCGCTGGTCCGCACGGAGAGACGATGCAACCGACCGCGGCTGGAATAGCCACCGTGATCGAGGATGGGAATCCCTCCGGGGTGAGGAGCGGACACACGTGGGACACACACGTGCAAATGCCCATaccttgcgcgcgcgctcttcctcgccgaccacgcacgcgcacgcgccatcgCCAGCCCATCCCGCACGCTCGCCCACGCCTTTTGGCGCCCGCACGCCGCCCAcgccgcctcgcgcagtgTAG
- the rcd1 gene encoding RNA-binding protein, CCR4-NOT complex subunit Rcd1 (BUSCO:EOG09263Q8J; EggNog:ENOG503NWKG; COG:S), with translation MTEAHIAPVSVPAEQTITALDLHPLISQFCQRPDPAEVTPVNADTLPGSSAQREHALLELSKKREQYDDLALVLWNSFGVIPSLLQEIVSVYPLLSPPVLSVHASNRVCNALALLQCVASHSETRGAFLQAHIPLFLYPFLNTSSKSRPFEYLRLTSLGVVGALVKQSDNADVVTFLLSTEIIPLCLRIMETGSELSKTVAIFIVQKILLDDLGLNYICQTYERFYAVATVLSSMVTQIVETQAIRLLKHVVRCYLRLSDNPRAHEALRSCLPGPLRDATFSQLLKNDHITKRCLATLLLNLTDRAES, from the coding sequence ATGACGGAGGCACACATTGCACCCGTATCGGTGCCTGCAGAACAGACAATAACGGCGCTGGATTTGCATCCGCTTATCTCGCAATTTTGCCAGAGGCCCGATCCTGCCGAGGTTACCCCTGTGAATGCGGACACGCTTCCTGGAAGttctgcacagcgcgagcacgCATTGCTTGAGCTCAGCAAAAAACGCGAACAGTACGATGATTTGGCACTGGTTTTGTGGAACAGTTTTGGAGTGATCCCATCGCTGCTTCAGGAGATTGTATCGGTGTATCCGCTTTTGTCTCCGCCGGTACTTTCCGTGCACGCCTCGAACCGTGTGTGCAACGCACTTGCCCTGCTGCAGTGCGTTGCAAGTCACAGTGAGACGCGTGGCGCTtttttgcaggcgcatATACCGCTGTTTCTTTACCCTTTCCTTAACACATCGTCCAAATCGCGCCCGTTCGAGTACCTGCGCCTGACATCGCTCGGCGttgtcggcgcgctggtaAAGCAGTCGGACAATGCCGACGTGGTTACGTTCTTGCTTTCCACGGAGATCATTCCTCTTTGCTTGCGTATCATGGAGACTGGCTCGGAGCTTTCCAAGACGGTTGCAATTTTTATTGTGCAAAAGATTTTGCTGGACGATCTCGGACTGAACTACATTTGCCAGACGTACGAACGGTTCTACGCCGTTGCGACTGTGCTCAGTAGTATGGTGACGCAGATTGTTGAGACACAGGCGATTCGCCTTTTGAAGCACGTCGTCCGCTGCTACTTGCGCCTCAGCGATAATCCCCGCgcgcacgaggcgcttcGCTCCTGCCTGCCAGGTCccctgcgcgacgcaaccTTTTCGCAGCTGCTGAAAAACGACCACATCACTAAGCGCTGCCTTGCGACGCTCTTGCTGAACTTGACGGACCGTGCTGAAAGCTGA
- the MRE11 gene encoding meiotic recombination (BUSCO:EOG09262GVX; SECRETED:SignalP(1-18); COG:L; EggNog:ENOG503NUJ4), which produces MSPRLLLFWLALLACVIALAPQRQAAFQAQEHVALPDIVDIMEKEAHAQHIALDSMLRPVASRVKPKSERWWWNTCGDDGVVVHAREIELNPDPPVKGQNLTVHAVGTVDSAVEVQCPIKPGNSSMSGEERTELDESIRFLLASDLHLGYLERDPVRGQDSIHTFREILELAYARNVDFILLGGDVFHENKPSRTTMFQTMSLLREYTFGDKPIPIELLSDPYGDQVKGVSFPAVNYEDANLNVSIPLFSIHGNHDDPQGTSADGPLSALDIPAAGGLLNYFGRIDLPSRDGSQQKRKADDGDDNLMKLKPILLRKGDTRLAMYGIGNIKDERLSYELKSKHVCMYRPSEDPDAWFNILVVHQNRASHTPRAHIPESAFDDAVNLVVWGHEHEQRIMPERVAEKNYYISQPGSTIATSLTPGETGDKCAAIVHVSRKDFKMEPFVLHTVRPFVMHDIDLSAEAAKTKLDPTDRTHVAKLLRTQIESLITLAAQQWIERFASVPESARPSPMVPLVRLRVAYESKLPLGNLARFGQEFRGRVANPGDILQLQLKRRGRTPAQRSERAVRLDKDMLPAERLERVQLASLVMENVRLQSFEMLNVAKLQESVMGYVEKDERDAIEHFLGSSLEDVVKELERGTLDEAQLQQRLEHISTARRTDAYALEVDHTASQEERAMHDVAQRTRQLSAPSPVRATSPAFSHPVRSPSPSFSPPRPQRRSAARSDASPPVQALPPPLSSRASALDALVKTSRRTTGRNTSRRARARPDESF; this is translated from the exons ATGTCGCCACGGCTGCTGCTCTTTTGGCTTGCTTTGCTTGCGTGCGTCATTGCTCTGGCACCGCAGCGGCAGGCTGCTTTTCAAGCTCAGGAGCATGTTGCACTACCGGATATCGTAGATATCATGGAGAAAGaggcgcatgcgcagcacattgctTTGGACAGTATGTTGCGCCCGGTGGCGTCCCGCGTCAAGCCAAAGAGCGAACGCTGGTGGTGGAATACGTGCGGGGACGACGGGGTTGTCGTGCACGCACGCGAGATTGAACTGAATCCGGACCCTCCTGTGAAGGGGCAGAACTTGACCGTGCATGCGGTCGGTACCGTTGACAGTGCCGTTGAG GTGCAATGTCCCATCAAGCCGGGAAA CTCATCCATGTCGGGCGAGGAAAGAACGGAGCTGGATGAGTCCATTCGGTTTCTTTTAGCATCCGACCTTCACCTCGGCTACCTTGAGCGCGATCCAGTGCGTGGCCAAGACTCGATCCATACATTTCGCGAAATACTTGAACTTGCTTATGCACGAAACGTCGACTTTATTCTACTCGGAGGCGATGTATTCCACGAGAACAAACCTTCGCGCACGACCATGTTTCAAACCATGTCACTCTTGCGCGAATATACGTTTGGGGACAAACCTATTCCCATTGAACTCCTCAGCGATCCATACGGTGACCAAGTCAAAGGCGTGTCGTTTCCCGCTGTCAACTACGAAGATGCGAATTTGAACGTGAGCATCCCCCTTTTTTCCATTCACGGCAATCATGATGATCCGCAGGGCACAAGCGCAGACGGGCCACTCTCTGCGCTGGACATTCCTGCCGCTGGTGGCCTGCTCAACTACTTTGGCCGAATTGATTTGCCTTCGCGCGACGGATCGCAGCAGAAACGCAAAGCTGACGACGGGGATGACAACCTGATGAAACTAAAGCCAATTCTTCTGCGCAAGGGCGATACGCGACTTGCAATGTACGGGATTGGGAACATAAAGGACGAGCGACTTTCGTACGAGCTGAAAAGCAAGCATGTATGCATGTATCGTCCCTCCGAGGATCCTGACGCGTGGTTTAATATTCTAGTGGTCCATCAGAACAGGGCATCCCATACTCCCCGCGCGCATATTCCTGAGAGCGCATTTGATGATGCAGTCAATCTGGTTGTCTGGGGCCATGAGCACGAGCAGCGAATCATGCCGGAACGTGTGGCAGAAAAGAATTACTACATCTCCCAGCCTGGAAGTACTATTGCGACCAGCTTAACCCCGGGCGAGACTGGCGATAAATGTGCCGCAATTGTGCACGTCTCGCGCAAAGATTTCAAAATGGAGCCTTTTGTGTTGCACACGGTGCGTCCGTTTGTGATGCACGATATTGATTTAAGCGCCGAGGCGGCCAAAACAAAACTAGACCCAACTGACCGTACACATGTGGCCAAATTACTGCGCACGCAGATAGAGTCATTGATTACCTTGGCCGCACAGCAATGGATTGAGCGCTTTGCGTCTGTCCCCGAATCAGCACGCCCGTCTCCCATGGTTCCACTGGTGCGGCTTCGTGTAGCATACGAGTCAAAACTTCCGCTCGGAAACCTTGCGCGGTTTGGGCAAGAATTTCGTGGAAGAGTGGCGAACCCCGGTGATATTTTGCAGTTGCAGCTAAAGCGTAGAGGCCGCACGCCTGCACAACGATCCGAGCGTGCTGTGCGACTCGATAAAGATATGCTTCCTGCAGAAAGGCTTGAGCGGGTACAACTAGCTTCGTTGGTGATGGAAAATGTCCGTTTACAAAGTTTTGAAATGCTTAACGTGGCCAAGCTTCAGGAGAGTGTAATGGGATACGTCGAGAAAGATGAGCGCGATGCTATTGAGCATTTTCTTGGGAGCTCGCTTGAAGACGTTGTCAAAGAGCTCGAGCGTGGGACGcttgacgaggcgcagctgcaacAGCGATTAGAGCATATTAGTACGGCACGGCGTACCGACGCATATGCACTCGAAGTGGATCATACGGCGAGCCAAGAAGaacgcgcaatgcacgacGTTGCACAAAGAACGCGCCAGCTTAGCGCGCCCTCTCCTGTACGCGCCACATCGCCCGCATTCTCACACCCTGTACGATCGCCATCGCCGTCTttttcgccgccgcggccacaacgccgcagtgctgcgcgctcTGACGCCTCTCCACCTGTGCAGGCACTCCCACCACCCCTTTCCTcccgtgcaagcgcgctaGACGCACTGGTCAAAACGTCGAGGCGCACTACAGGCCGTAACACTagtcgacgtgcgcgcgcacggcctgACGAATCATTTTAA
- the rio2 gene encoding non-specific serine/threonine protein kinase (BUSCO:EOG09262KVB; EggNog:ENOG503NX5X; COG:T): protein MRLDPTDVRYITADSFRVLTAVEMGSKNHEVVPSSLIAQISALRHAGINKLVSDLAKRKLVSRVQNNAYDGVRLTYGGYDYLAVRALSKRKSIYSVGHRIGVGKESDINLVASEDGEQRVLKIHRLGRISFRKVKEKRDYMGKRSSASWMYMSRLAAEREFEFMQALHKFGYPVPTPIDQARHTIVMSFEDAYPLRQIVALPEDQVHKLYSVLMALIVRLAHDGLIHGDFNEFNLLVREIHEEDEDEDEDAQNTEVATEELLQIESKGVVVEKGKGFERLVVAQDSEEEEEEEEDDDEECIEIADGVQVEPILIDFPQMVSIDHANAEYYFTRDVDCIRRFFKTRFRYESSEYPTFAQVMAAMPHHRDRIDRITKASGYGRLVQKDPLDSLFERMRMGDAAIEVAGDSSTDAAEESDAYEDDEESDAHEDKSADVSFSDDPSVDATRKPRKPKLDASEVATRVAHAQTSSARRTQKHHGRKSQATKTGRLHGGGKAKSNKSRVVQDSLVF, encoded by the exons ATGCGCCTCGATCCGACCGATGTGCGCTACATCACCGCAGACAGTTTTCGCGTGTTGACTGCGGTAGAGATGGGATCAAAGAACCATGAGGTTGTACCGTCCAGTTTAATTGCGCAGATCTCTGCTCTGAGGCACGCCGGAATCAATAAGCTGGTTTCGGATCTTGCAAAGCGAAAACTTGTGTCGCGCGTACAGAACAATGCATATGATGGCGTCCGGCTTACATACGGTGGATACGACTACCTTGCCGTACGTGCGTTGAGCAAGCGCAAATCTATCTACAGTGTGGGCCACCGAATCGGGGTGGGAAAAGAAAGCGACATCAATTTGGTTGCGAGCGAAGATGgagagcagcgcgtgctcAAAATTCATCGACTGGGAAGGATCAGCTTTCGTAAGGTAAAGGAAAAGCGTGATTATATGGGAAAGCGCAGTAGCGCAAGCTGGATGTACATGAGCCGCCTtgcggcggagcgcgagTTCGAATTtatgcaagcgctgcacaagtTCGGCTACCCAGTACCGACACCCATCGATCAAGCAAGGCACACGATTGTGATGAGTTTTGAGGATGCGTATCCCTTGCGTCAAATCGTGGCGCTACCTGAGGACCAGGTGCACAAGCTGTACTCTGTGCTAATGGCGCTCATTGTGCGTCTTGCACATGACGGACTTATTCATGGCGACTTTAATGAGTTTAActtgcttgtgcgcgagatACACGAAGAAGACGAGGATGAAGACGAGGATGCGCAAAACACAGAGGTTGCGACAGAAGAATTGTTGCAGATTGAGTCGAAGGGTGTGGTTGTGGAAAAGGGGAAAGGTTTTGAGCGGCTTGTTGTGGCGCAGGATtcggaggaggaggaagaggaggaagaggacgaTGACGAGGAGTGTATTGAAATTGCAGACGGCGTACAGGTTGAGCCGATTCTGATTGATTTTCCCCAAATGGTCAGCATTGACCACGCCAATGCCGAGTATTATTTCACTCGCGACGTGGATTGTATTCGCCGATTTTTCAAGACGCGATTCCGCTACGAATCAAGTGAATACCCCACGTTTGCGCAGGTCATGGCGGCCATGCCACATCATAGAGACCGGATCGATCGCATTACGAAGGCGAGTGGGTACGGGAGATTGGTTCAAAAAGACCCGTTGGATTCG CTTTTTGAACGCATGCGCATGGGCGATGCTGCTATTGAGGTTGCAGGGGACAGCAGTACAGACGCTGCGGAGGAGAGCGATGCATACGAGGATGACGAGGAGAGCGATGCACACGAGGACAAGAGTGCAGATGTCAGCTTCAGCGACGATCCATCCGTCGATGCTACACGCAAGCCACGCAAGCCAAAACTCGACGCCTCTGAAGTCGCTACGCGCGTTGCACACGCCCAAacaagctcggcgcgtcgcacacAGAAACACCACGGCCGCAAATCACAGGCCACCAAGACGGGCCGGCTgcatggcggcggcaaagCGAAATCAAACAAGTCTCGTGTTGTACAGGATTCGCTCGTATTCTAG
- a CDS encoding uncharacterized protein (EggNog:ENOG503P7X3; TransMembrane:1 (i101-119o); COG:S): MVVDRAPLLGDADDPIYEYELEEGIEGLSSQPRRYLYAPISYEQATAPPRSRWHPLTWYAALKGHIHILDALRPSSNVKHAFRSTQNLLSLAWPRNRMHQTVIIVFVLWFLVSYASFTVDVITPGEPRDDTLFTDYEELLKQDIGDTHMDLPAEDGRVLEKASWHMTHCFQHAHRPLRMFDAIECKSHTSFALDAHQVQQIPFLYVDPGREPLSKQAQARIGGNAQQRPPSDSEPRLVAAPTNVYYVSHSVPPNATDAKIFVNITASYFRSALLLARRTFVGKIERANHANGVQILTPPIGVHAHPLQKPLQFDIVISVPQGAPVAGFEVDAPTSSIYAFTDRAFLKAESLTAFPKIPDGPFKILFDYLRGKKKKQQEAPTQREHLYHAFGQFRALTASGNIYVGDGLHASGQVDLHTREGAIGLKCNITASTINLAAEKGSIRLYSGTKIHGGHSVQFSAPNGSITLEPNVDVYSSKTEIETGSGSVDGAGTWHVNTTLSMKLATGDIDARIAVDKPSPFVPGAAVQTRVAAVNGSVHVHYAQHAPGVPLRSYVHAFSGSARVDLADAFAGSVHAEGENASVVLSDSQPDGRTVRDLRTEHAGHLQVATAKVVWDAAKQPVFQDGIAASFVKSNMSDATVHLSGASTM, encoded by the coding sequence ATGGTGGTGGACCGAGCGCCACTGCTTGGCGATGCGGACGATCCCATCTATGAGTATGAGTTAGAGGAGGGCATTGAGGGGCTGTCATCCCAGCCGAGACGGTACCTGTATGCGCCGATCTCCTACGAACAGGCGACAGCGCCGCCCCGTTCGCGATGGCATCCCCTGACGTGGTATGCGGCACTCAAAGGACATATACACATCCTGGATGCACTGAGGCCGTCTAGCAATGTGAAGCATGCTTTTCGGAGTACACAAAACTTGCTTTCTCTAGCGTGGCCGCGGAATCGGATGCACCAAACTGTGATTATCGTGTTTGTCTTGTGGTTCTTGGTGAGCTACGCAAGCTTCACGGTGGATGTGATCACTCCGGGTGAGCCGCGCGATGATACCTTGTTTACAGACTATGAAGAGCTTCTGAAGCAGGATATTGGTGATACGCACATGGACTTGCCTGCCGAGGACGGACGAGTGCTGGAAAAGGCTTCGTGGCACATGACCCACTGTTTCCAGCACGCCCACCGGCCATTGCGGATGTTTGATGCAATTGAATGCAAGTCGCACACTTCTTTTGCTCTTGATGCTCATCAAGTTCAGCAGATCCCTTTTCTTTATGTTGATCCAGGCCGGGAGCCGCTCTCCAAGCAAGCTCAGGCGCGGATCGGTGGTAATGCACAGCAACGCCCCCCGTCCGACTCTGAACCACGCTTGgttgcagcgccgacgaATGTGTACTATGTCTCGCATTCGGTGCCTCCGAATGCAACGGACGCCAAAATTTTCGTGAACATTACTGCAAGCTACTTCCGCtccgcgctgctcttggCACGTCGTACCTTTGTAGGAAAGATTGAGCGTGCAAATCACGCAAATGGCGTGCAAATTCTCACACCACCGATTGGTGTACATGCACACCCGCTGCAAAAGCCGCTGCAGTTCGATATAGTGATCAGCGTTCCCCAAGGAGCGCCTGTCGCAGGATTTGAAGTCGACGCACCTACCAGCAGCATTTATGCTTTCACCGATCGTGCATTTCTAAAGGCAGAAAGTCTCACGGCATTTCCCAAAATCCCTGACGGGCCGTTTAAAATTTTGTTTGACTACTTGCGCGggaagaaaaagaagcAGCAGGAGGCGCCGACACAGCGCGAGCATTTGTACCACGCTTTTGGCCAGTTCCGTGCACTGACTGCGTCTGGAAATATATACGTTGGTGATGGCCTCCATGCCAGTGGCCAAGTCGACTTGCACACACGCGAGGGCGCTATTGGATTAAAGTGCAATATCACCGCATCCACCATCAATCTTGCTGCAGAAAAGGGCTCCATCCGCCTCTACAGCGGCACAAAGATACACGGTGGGCACAGCGTGCAATTTTCTGCGCCCAACGGGAGTATCACACTCGAACCAAACGTGGATGTGTATTCCAGCAAAACCGAGATCGAGACGGGGTCTGGCAGTGTAgacggcgcaggcactTGGCATGTCAATACCACACTCAGCATGAAATTGGCTACTGGTGATatcgatgcgcgcatcgcggtCGACAAGCCCAGTCCTTTTGTCCCCGGCGCTGCCGTCCAGACAAGGGTGGCGGCAGTGAATGGAAGTGTGCATGTTCACTATGCACAACACGCGCCGGGCGTTCCGTTGCGCTCCTACGTACACGCTTTCAgtggcagcgcgcgcgtggatcTTGCTGATGCATTTGCAGGGAGTGTGCACGCCGAGGGCGAAAATGCATCCGTTGTGCTTAGCGACTCGCAGCCAGATGGCCGCACCGTGAGAGATTTGCGGACTGAGCACGCCGGCCACCTGCAAGTAGCGACAGCCAAAGTTGTCTGGGATGCTGCCAAACAGCCTGTATTTCAGGATGGAATTGCCGCCTCGTTCGTTAAGTCCAATATGAGCGATGCGACTGTGCACCTTTCCGGTGCTAGCACTATGTAA
- a CDS encoding uncharacterized protein (EggNog:ENOG503P7KM; COG:S) produces the protein MSQGAVLRRALGARPHFMLAWLGGNVARLHQQPVLNVREAPQTHILSLREGCQTRDLEQVWGAWEALQSENALGCLKRRDDANVLALVRANLALVAPPRREHRGDARSPSWHDRCLAWGMYAARSLDLASVQGWMCIEILCRNAPGAISIFDAYVAARRNAMDRDGILYLDADPRRRRQVHDVLTLLIVSYAETNDLHSLVTTMSSFEVGTHTDLFFDTAGMRRQWHKYLWTQASAPQTLLPRALEFAAHAELARGLLGGSGGNGGPNRIARLLGSVLARGDIVSFWRLFRAAMHAGVLPDDAISAPWLVHPGDTRANTLPSWTDSCWSVCISGVLSARRADLAAQVWAALAAVQTQYRVPLSVWNAVLDGYANAGEYDAVQATWRVMTDGADPALIPMAHGIALAVKYPGEVPDVPCYTTMIAASFRARQLRSALALFDELKRTHTDIPVETYNAMVHGLCIVHRMQEAQALVASMGRNGVPQPTIATMNALLRAQARIRDTGAMAETLRRIAALQLCPDVITFTTILDALLRVADTPQRAEDAVQQVMQIMGSLHVQPNSVTFTAMIKACLFVRKSDDVPRLHVALQLLHTMCTTRYRPNAVTYAAMIGGVLQHGEHVRRAAIEDKIPALFLRAPRTLSAEVPLDGPGGEMRLALVFWEQMRAAQITPPPSLYHTMLQALLAAQAPLFTAGVALADQLLHANGALLRLIAPGAAQDSSAAPPSVESWRVVLDTLLRSYDTANAPQESILAVLRAAVAYYGTVEHSLGPSKPGLARAVTSARELVLHTS, from the coding sequence ATGTCTCAAGGGgccgtgctgcggcgcgcacttgGAGCGCGCCCGCACTTCATGCTTGCATGGCTTGGTGGAAATGTGGCGCGTCTACATCAACAGCCAGTGCTCAATGTGAgggaagcgccgcaaacaCATATcttgtcgctgcgcgaaggATGCCAGACGCGCGATTTGGAGCAGGTGTGGGGCGCATGGGAAGCACTGCAGTCGGAGAATGCACTTGGGTGCTTGAAacggcgcgacgacgcGAATGTACTGGCACTGGTGCGCGCGAATCTTGCCCTGGTCGCGCCTCCACGCCGTGAACAtcgcggcgatgcgcgctcgCCCTCATGGCACGACCGGTGCTTGGCATGGGGCAtgtacgctgcgcgcagcctAGATCTTGCAAGTGTGCAGGGCTGGATGTGCATTGAGATCCTGTGCAGAAATGCTCCAGGCGCTATTTCCATTTTTGACGCATacgtcgcggcgcgtcgaaaCGCAATGGACCGCGATGGTATTTTGTACCTGGACGCGGAcccgcgccggcggcgccagGTGCACGACGTACTCACCTTGCTCATTGTATCTTATGCCGAAACGAACGATTTGCATTCACTCGTCACCACCATGTCGTCGTTCGAAGTCGGCACGCACACGGATCTTTTTTTCGACACGGCAGGTATGCGGCGCCAGTGGCACAAGTACCTCTGGACGCAAGCAAGTGCGCCACAAACGCTCCTTCCGCGTGCTTTAGagtttgcagcgcatgcagaACTAGCGCGCGGGCTTCTGGGCGGCAGTGGCGGCAACGGCGGCCCGAACCGTATTGCACGactgctcggcagcgtATTAGCGCGTGGCGATATTGTTTCTTTTTggcgtctttttcgcgcggcaATGCATGCAGGCGTGCTGCCCGACGACGCTATTagcgcgccatggcttGTGCACCCTGgcgacacgcgcgccaatacattgccgagctggacagATAGCTGTTGGAGCGTATGCATTAGCGGCGTGCTcagtgcgcgacgcgcggatcttgctgcgcaagtaTGGGCAGCTCTCGCAGCGGTGCAGACCCAGTATCGCGTGCCGCTCTCGGTATGGAACGCGGTGCTTGATGGGTACGCCAATGCGGGCGAGTATGATGCAGTGCAAGCGACGTGGCGAGTCATGACGGATGGCGCAGACCCCGCCTTGATTCCCATGGCTCATGGAATTGCACTTGCGGTGAAATACCCTGGAGAAGTGCCGGACGTGCCTTGCTATACCACAATGATTGCCGCAagctttcgcgcgcgccaactGCGCTCTGCACTGGCACTTTTTGACGAGCTGAAGCGCACACACACAGACATTCCGGTGGAGACGTACAATGCAATGGTGCATGGTCTTTGCATTGTGCATCGCATGCAAGAGGCACAGGCTCTGGTTGCAAGCATGGGCAGAAATGGCGTGCCGCAACCGACGATTGCGACGATGAATGCACTTCTccgtgcacaagcgcgcattCGCGATACAGGCGCCATGGCCGAAACGCTGCGTCGCATCGCTGCATTGCAGCTGTGCCCCGACGTGATTACATTTACCACGATCCTCGACGCACTTTTGCGTGTCGCAGAtacgccgcagcgtgctgaAGATGCGGTGCAACAGGTTATGCAGATCATGGGCTCGCTTCATGTGCAGCCAAACTCGGTCACATTTACAGCCATGATCAAGGCGTGCTTGTTTGTACGCAAGAGCGACGATGTGCCACGGTTGCAcgtagcgctgcagctgctgcatacaatgtgcacgacgcggtATAGGCCGAATGCGGTGACATATGCGGCCATGATTGGAGGTGTGTTACAGCATGGCGAGCAtgtacggcgcgccgcgataGAGGACAAGATCCCCGCGCTGTTTTTACGTGCGCCTCGTACTCTTAGCGCCGAGGTACCGCTGGATGGACCTGGAGGGGAaatgcgccttgcgcttgtaTTTTGGGAgcagatgcgcgcggcgcaaatcaCTCCGCCCCCCAGTCTGTACCACACGATGCTGCAGGCattgctcgctgcgcaggcgccaCTTTTCACTGCAGGcgttgcgcttgcggaCCAGTTGCTTCATGCAAACGGCGCACTACTCCGCTTGATTGCGcccggcgcagcacaggattctagcgctgcgccgccttctGTGGAGAGCTGGCGCGTGGTGCTCGATACGCTTCTGCGTTCCTATGACACTGCAAATGCGCCACAAGAATCAATCCTGGCCGTGCTGCGTGCTGCTGTAGCCTACTACGGTACGGTAGAGCATTCATTAGGCCCATCCAAGCCCGGccttgcgcgtgcagtaacatctgcgcgcgagctcgtgcTGCATACATCATAG